The Chanodichthys erythropterus isolate Z2021 chromosome 1, ASM2448905v1, whole genome shotgun sequence genome segment gaAGTGtgcatatttcaaaatatagttaaaaaaaaacattagttattttatattattatttaaaattttatatgtttagaaaataaaatgctattaaaaaaaagagtgaTATTTTGACACAATTCCACAAAGCCCGCCTTTTTCAGCGAATGGGCGTGACTTACTGCAGAAGAGAAGATTGCGTCATGAGGACTGTCGTTTTAAAAAAGGCCCTTTCTTAACAGTTGAATTGTCACGGCGGTCTAGCGGCGAGATATGTCAGGAATGGAGCAGCTTTGCAAACTTTTCGTTGGCGGTCTGAACGTCCAAACAACTAATGATGGCCTCCGCGCTCATTTTGAACAATACGGGAAGCTAACGGACTGCGTGGTGGTCCAAAACGACCAACTTCAGCGGTCTCGTTGTTTCGGCTTCGTAACTTACTCCACCGCAGAGGAGGCTGATGCAGCAATGGCCGCTAGGCCACATGTGGTAGATGGTAAAAACGTGGAGCTGAAGAGAGCAGTGGCTCGGGAAGACGCGGGGAAGCCCGAAGCTCTCGCCAAAGTCAAGAAAATATTCGTCGGGGGCCTAAAAGAGAATATCGAAGAGAACGACCTCACCGATTATTTCTCGCAGTTCGGCATGATCGAGAAAGCCGAAGTGATCACCGACAAAGACACCGGCAAGAAGCGCGGGTTCGGCTTTGTTCACTTCGAAGATAACGACTCGGCCGACAAAGCCGTCGTGCTCAAGTTCCACATGATCAACGGAAACAAAGTGGAGGTTAAGAAAGCGCTCACGAAACAAGAGATTCAGGCCGCCGGTGGAGCCAGGGGCGGCAGGgggagaggaggaggaagaggtaTGGGGCGGAATCAAAATGGCTTCGGTGGCGGGAGAGGAGGATACGGCGGCTACAGTGGTGGCTATGGCGGAGGCTACGGCGGCAGTGAGGGCGGCTACGGCGGTGGCTATGGAAGCGGAGGCTACGGAGGAGGTTACGGGGGCGGATACGGAGGGGGCTACAGCGACCAAATGGGAGGCTATGGCGGTGGTAACGGTTACAGTGACTTTGGCAGCGGATACGGCCAACAGTCCTCCGGCTACGGGCCCATGAAGGGTGGAAACACGTACGCCGGAAGGAGCGGCGGAGCCCCTTACCCCCGTGGCGGCGGTGGTGGTGGTCCTGGTTACGGCAGGGGTGGCTACGGTGGCTACTAAAGCAGGTTGGGAAAAGACTCGGAAAGCTGTCCCCCCAGGTTCTCTCGGTTTCCACATTGGGCTCATTCACCCGGCCATGCAAGAGATGGCGGACACTGTGAAAGCATACCTTAAAGACCTCAGTTCTTAACAGGTAGGAAGAAGATCTCTTCCCAGAAACCTGACTTGCTCGACCAGCTTTAGTTGTAGGACATGTTCtattatatctatctatctatatatcatttattttcCACGTTTTAGGACATGCAGCAAGTTGGCCTTGGTTTTCTTTgcccctttctttttttttttatatatataaataaaatgcgATTTGTTCGTAGCCCATTCgtttttaaattcagttttgTTCAACACTAGCGATATGTTGTCAATGCATTCTCAGTAGACATGTTTCCTATATAAAATGTTGCTTAGCAGTGTCATGGGGGGGATTAACGCATGcagttttgagtttgtgttcGTCTTTGTAAAACCCACCACGAGTTTTTCCAATCTAGTTTATCATGATGGGATAGAGTAGAATAcgttatttcttttattttgtaaactagAGCAGAAACTCACTCATGAAGTTAAGTTCAACGCTGTATGAGCATAATTACTTCCAACATTCTCTTGTGTATTGTATATTATGTCTTCAAATCAATCCAGTATTGTTAAACATTGATATGCAAATGtatgttactttttaaataaaagtttcaCAGCTTAATTATCCTTTTCAGACGGCGTTTTGGCTGATAGACTTTAATGGGTTTCCACCACACCTGAGATAGTTATTAAAGCATATACATATGCATTATTACTACTACTTGACAAAATTAACTTAAGACTGCCCCACATTCAGTGATACAcaagtatatataaataatatatagtgTTTATGGTTTATTTACTCTTGATTCCCACATATAGGTGTTCTTTCAGTTATTCCAGTACTTCAAAATAGCTGTAGCAGTTTGTTTGTACAGGGAACCTGTTCAGTACCTGGGTTCGATTGTGATAGGACTGAAATATCTCATTAGGATATCATCCTGCGATCTAGGTATGTAATCAACCTGTCTTCACTACGTGTTGGTCAAGTATTGCAATTTTTCATAAATGGATTATATTTAttccttaagttttttttttttaattggtctCCATAAGTCAAGTGGACTTTACATGAACTGGTGCGATGGAATTTGGGTCTGTAACACCGCGGCTTATTAGGGCCTTCACTTG includes the following:
- the hnrnpa0b gene encoding LOW QUALITY PROTEIN: heterogeneous nuclear ribonucleoprotein A0b (The sequence of the model RefSeq protein was modified relative to this genomic sequence to represent the inferred CDS: deleted 2 bases in 1 codon) — encoded protein: MSGMEQLCKLFVGGLNVQTTNDGLRAHFEQYGKLTDCVVVQNDQLQRSRCFGFVTYSTAEEADAAMAARPHVVDGKNVELKRAVAREDAGKPEALAKVKKIFVGGLKENIEENDLTDYFSQFGMIEKAEVITDKDTGKKRGFGFVHFEDNDSADKAVVLKFHMINGNKVEVKKALTKQEIQAAGGARGGRGRGGGRGMGRNQNGFGGGRGGYGGYSGGYGGGYGGSEGGYGGGYGSGGYGGGYGGGYGGGYSDQMGGYGGGNGYSDFGSGYGQQSSGYGPMKGGNTYAGRSGGAPYPRGGGGGSWLRQGWLRWLLKQVGKRLGKLSPQVLSVSTLGSFTRPCKRWRTL